A section of the Scleropages formosus chromosome 16, fSclFor1.1, whole genome shotgun sequence genome encodes:
- the LOC108927837 gene encoding U1 small nuclear ribonucleoprotein C-like codes for MPKFYCDYCDTYLTHDSPSVRKTHCSGRKHKENVKDYYQKWMEEQAQSLIDKTTAAFKQGKIPSSPFSNAAPSGGALIPPTNLNTPPRPGMLPTPHMSGPPMMPMMGPPPHGMMPGGPGPGMHPPMGGPMPMMPGPHMMRLPARPMMLSGRPGMPHPDR; via the exons ATGCCGAA GTTTTATTGTGATTACTGTGACACCTACCTAACACATGACTCG CCATCTGTTCGAAAGACCCACTGCAGTGGGCGTAAGCACAAGGAGAATGTAAAAGACTACTACCAGAAATGGATGGAGGAGCAGGCACAAAGCCTTATCGATAAGACAA CGGCTGCTTTTAAGCAGGGCAAGATCCCATCATCTCCGTTCAGCAACGCTGCACCCTCCGGCGGAGCTCTAATTCCACCGACAAACCTTA ACACTCCACCACGCCCTGGGATGCTACCTACTCCCCATATGAGTGGACCTCCTATGATGCCCATGATGGGCCCACCTCCGCATGGTATGATGCCTGGAGGACCAG GTCCAGGTATGCATCCCCCAATGGGTGGACCAATGCCGATGATGCCTGGACCACACATGATGCGACTGCCTGCTCGACCCATGATGCTCTCTGGCAGACCTGGCATGCCACACCCTGACAGATGA